In a genomic window of Helianthus annuus cultivar XRQ/B chromosome 10, HanXRQr2.0-SUNRISE, whole genome shotgun sequence:
- the LOC110883990 gene encoding uncharacterized protein At1g03900: MSFELEEEEDSFEHTLLVVREVSVFKIPPRSTSGGYKCGEWLQSDKIWSGRLRVISCNNRCEIRLEDPNSGDLFAACFVNPGQRETAVEPVLDSSRYFVLKIEDGTGKHAFVGLGFTERNEAFDFNVALSDHEKYVKRESEKDDSGASDESCINIHPAVNHRLKEGETIRITVKNKPTSGAGMLSTAGLSGGGASGTEKVKPLSLAPPPAKTRPSGADKVKPLSLAPPPATTGKIRSLIPPPPNDPAAVRMTAANHKETSRNSTDAFSDLSQLERDLPSKSGSGSSQSKTTAAGWAAF; this comes from the exons atgTCATTCGAgctagaagaagaagaagattccTTCGAGCACACGCTACTAGTAGTCCGCGAAGTCTCCGTCTTCAAAATACCACCGCGATCCACCAGCGGCGGTTACAAGTGCGGCGAGTGGCTCCAATCGGACAAGATCTGGTCCGGCAGGCTCCGCGTCATTTCCTGCAACAACCGTTGCGAGATCCGGTTAGAAGATCCGAATTCCGGCGATTTGTTCGCTGCTTGTTTCGTTAATCCTGGCCAGAGAGAGACCGCGGTTGAACCGGTGCTTGATTCGTCCAGATATTTTGTGTTGAAGATCGAAGATGGAACCGGAAAACACGCGTTCGTAGGGCTAGGGTTTACGGAACGGAATGAGGCGTTTGATTTCAATGTTGCGTTGTCGGATCATGAGAAGTATGTGAAACGAGAGAGTGAGAAGGATGATAGTGGAGCTAGTGATGAGAGTTGCATTAATATTCATCCTGCTGTTAATCATAGATTGAAG GAAGGTGAAACAATTAGGATTACTGTAAAAAACAAACCTACTAGTGGAGCTGGGATGCTTTCGACTGCCGGATTGTCTGGTGGCGGTGCTTCTGGAACCGAGAAGGTCAAGCCATTAAGCCTCGCTCCTCCACCCGCTAAAACTAGACCTTCTGGAGCCGATAAAGTTAAGCCGCTAAGCCTTGCTCCTCCACCTGCCACCACCGGAAAGATTAGGTCTCTTATCCCACCACCTCCCAATGATCCTGCTGCTGTTCGGATGACTGCTGCAAATCATAAGGAAACTTCAAGGAATTCTACAGATGCTTTTAGTGATCTCTCTCAGCTTGAG AGGGATCTTCCTTCCAAAAGTGGTTCAGGATCAAGCCAAAGTAAAACTACCGCAGCTGGATGGGCAGCATTTTGA
- the LOC110883989 gene encoding H/ACA ribonucleoprotein complex subunit 3-like protein encodes MYLQFYINENGDKVYTTKKESPLGLATQSAHPARFSPDDKFSRQRVLLKKRFGLLPTQKPGPKY; translated from the exons ATGTATCTTCAGTTTTACATAAATGAAAATGGTGACAAGGTTTACACCACCAAG AAAGAATCACCACTTGGATTGGCCACACAGTCTGCTCATCCTG CTCGTTTTTCACCAGATGATAAGTTCTCGAGGCAAAGAGTTTTGTTGAAGAAGCGTTTCGGCTTACTGCCAACCCAAAAACCGGGTCCTAAATACTGA
- the LOC110883988 gene encoding pentatricopeptide repeat-containing protein At2g36980, mitochondrial, producing MGSYLVHTTSKIAALAKSGRVTHARKLFDEMPHRDTVVWNTMLTCYTHLDLYQDALLLFHEMTGVSNTKPDHYSFTATLSACAGSCKLRYGQSIHALVVSAGYCSSVPVNNALIDMYAKCFSPCSAHKVFEEIEFRNHVSWCSLLFAYVHTNEFQVAQTVFDSMPNKVNIAWNTMIAGHARHGNVDTCVDLFKKMMAESCDQDQWTYSALMNASAESQQYCVGCMVHACIVKNGWSSAVEASNSILSFYAQIGSPADAVKMFESMKTLTQVSWNAIIDAQMKIGDTHKAVIAFQQAPEKNVVSWTSMMTGYVRNGNAEEAVGYFVNMSKSSLRPDDFSLGTVLHACSVMATLGHGKMIHSLAIVHGFHGYAYVGNGLVNMYAKCGDVRGSKQAFDDISEKDLVSWNTMLIAYGLHGWGEKALKIYEEMLASGLKADKVTFISLLMTCSHLGLIDKGWTLFKSMSRVHGIVPETDHVACVVDMLARGGYLEEAREMANRYRTHGMIGRSSEAVFGACYAHGDVLMGTELVGELSMLEPECEMSYVVLSNLYCASEKWKEAELVRKQMADYGVKKTPGCSWIEVKNKVSAFVAGSSLCEYKEEISSIIYLLEYQLKNP from the coding sequence ATGGGATCATATTTGGTACATACAACATCCAAGATTGCAGCGCTTGCAAAATCAGGGAGAGTTACACATGCCCGGAaactgttcgatgaaatgccCCACAGAGACACAGTTGTTTGGAACACAATGCTCACTTGTTATACCCATCTAGATCTTTACCAAGATGCTCTGTTACTGTTTCACGAAATGACAGGAGTTAGCAACACCAAACCTGATCATTACTCATTTACCGCAACTTTAAGTGCGTGCGCAGGCTCGTGTAAGCTCCGTTATGGACAAAGTATCCATGCTTTGGTTGTTTCTGCGGGTTACTGCTCTTCAGTTCCGGTGAATAATGCACTGATTGATATGTATGCCAAGTGTTTCAGCCCTTGTAGTGCTCATAAAGTGTTTGAAGAGATTGAGTTCAGAAACCACGTCTCGTGGTGTTCGTTGTTGTTTGCGTATGTTCACACTAATGAGTTTCAGGTTGCGCAAACGGTTTTTGATTCCATGCCAAATAAGGTGAACATTGCGTGGAATACTATGATTGCCGGTCATGCTCGACATGGTAACGTTGATACTTGTGTTGATTTGTTCAAGAAGATGATGGCAGAATCGTGTGACCAAGATCAGTGGACGTACAGTGCACTCATGAACGCTTCTGCTGAATCACAACAATATTGTGTCGGTTGCATGGTTCACGCTTGCATTGTTAAGAACGGCTGGAGTTCTGCAGTTGAGGCTAGCAACTCGATTCTAAGCTTCTATGCACAAATCGGTAGTCCTGCTGATGCAGTGAAGATGTTTGAGTCGATGAAGACGCTAACCCAAGTTTCTTGGAATGCGATAATCGATGCTCAAATGAAAATCGGAGATACCCACAAAGCAGTTATCGCGTTTCAGCAAGCCCCTGAAAAGAATGTTGTTTCATGGACTTCAATGATGACAGGCTATGTTAGAAATGGAAATGCTGAGGAAGCAGTAGGTTATTTTGTAAATATGTCAAAAAGCAGCCTCCGGCCGGATGATTTTTCACTTGGAACAGTTTTACATGCGTGTTCGGTCATGGCAACACTAGGGCATGGTAAGATGATCCACAGTCTTGCAATAGTCCACGGTTTTCATGGTTATGCTTATGTAGGAAACGGGTTGGTTAACATGTACGCAAAATGTGGAGACGTTCGCGGTTCAAAGCAAGCGTTCGATGACATTAGTGAGAAAGATTTGGTTTCATGGAACACGATGTTGATTGCCTACGGTCTTCATGGTTGGGGCGAAAAAGCCCTAAAGATTTATGAAGAAATGTTAGCGTCGGGTTTGAAAGCGGATAAAGTGACCTTTATAAGCCTGCTAATGACTTGTAGCCATTTAGGGCTTATCGACAAAGGCTGGACGCTTTTCAAATCAATGAGTCGGGTTCACGGGATTGTTCCGGAAACAGACCATGTGGCATGCGTGGTGGATATGCTTGCTCGAGGAGGGTACTTGGAAGAAGCGCGGGAGATGGCTAATAGATATAGGACACATGGCATGATTGGGCGGTCGAGTGAAGCTGTTTTTGGAGCGTGTTATGCACATGGTGACGTATTGATGGGGACCGAGTTGGTGGGTGAGTTGAGTATGTTGGAACCTGAATGTGAAATGAGTTATGTGGTTCTTTCAAATTTGTATTGTGCGAGTGAAAAGTGGAAAGAAGCGGAGTTGGTTAGAAAACAGATGGCTGATTATGGGGTGAAGAAGACGCCTGGTTGTAGCTGGATCGAAGTTAAAAACAAGGTGTCGGCTTTTGTTGCTGGTAGTAGTCTATGTGAATACAAGGAAGAAATCTCTTCTATTATATACTTGCTTGAATACCAATTGAAGAATCCATGA